A window of the Deltaproteobacteria bacterium genome harbors these coding sequences:
- the rbfA gene encoding 30S ribosome-binding factor RbfA, with translation MDGGEVRVSGRASQQRRAAAIRDELAAVIATEVKDPRVHAAGLVGVSRVELNRDGSAARVYVSFVSTEDGPRAEALEGLAAASGFLRSTLGRRLGIGRAPKLTFDWDPTAEVAERLAAVVAEDAMTPFDRAVDVIRRADTILLATHRGPDGDGVGSMVALASLLRSQGKTPTLFTEDLVPRNLKWLPFARSFVRTLAADARFDATIVVDCGDPQLLGPGFPAPEVTGTVVALDHHASHRPFGDVFVSDPDAACVGVLVARIARRLGWRISKEAAQGLFVSLVADTGSFSYSNANAEAFHLAAELVGAGYVDPWAIHERMNENVPVSRYRLLAAALGTLELAADGRLAFLQITEQMLADVKASWEDSEGVVNYARGIAGVECGVLLTPAKGGGVRVSMRSKGRAIDAGAVCARLGGGGHRGAAGCTLPGDLPTARRVVEDALVAALEGAVPSAE, from the coding sequence GTGGATGGAGGGGAAGTTCGAGTGAGCGGGCGCGCGAGCCAGCAGAGGCGTGCCGCCGCGATCCGCGACGAACTCGCCGCGGTCATCGCGACGGAGGTCAAGGATCCTCGAGTCCACGCGGCAGGACTCGTCGGCGTCAGCCGCGTCGAACTGAACCGCGACGGCAGCGCGGCGCGCGTGTACGTGTCGTTCGTGTCGACCGAGGACGGTCCCCGTGCCGAGGCACTCGAGGGGTTGGCCGCCGCGTCGGGGTTCCTCCGGTCGACGCTCGGCCGCCGCCTCGGGATCGGCCGAGCGCCCAAGCTGACGTTCGACTGGGACCCGACGGCCGAGGTCGCCGAACGGCTGGCCGCGGTCGTCGCGGAGGACGCGATGACGCCATTCGACCGAGCGGTCGACGTGATTCGCCGCGCCGACACGATCTTGCTCGCCACGCATCGTGGGCCGGATGGCGATGGCGTCGGCTCGATGGTCGCCCTGGCGTCGCTGTTGCGCTCGCAGGGAAAGACGCCGACTCTGTTCACTGAGGATCTCGTGCCGCGCAACCTCAAGTGGCTGCCGTTCGCGCGGTCGTTCGTGCGCACCTTGGCTGCCGACGCGCGCTTCGACGCCACGATCGTCGTCGACTGCGGCGACCCGCAACTGCTCGGCCCCGGGTTTCCCGCGCCCGAGGTGACCGGCACCGTCGTCGCGCTCGATCACCACGCGAGTCACCGTCCGTTCGGCGACGTGTTCGTCAGCGATCCGGATGCGGCGTGCGTCGGCGTGCTGGTCGCCCGCATCGCGAGACGGTTGGGTTGGCGCATCTCGAAGGAGGCGGCGCAGGGGTTGTTCGTGTCGCTCGTCGCCGACACCGGGTCGTTCAGCTACTCGAACGCCAACGCCGAGGCGTTCCACCTCGCCGCGGAACTCGTCGGCGCCGGCTACGTCGATCCGTGGGCGATCCACGAGCGAATGAACGAAAATGTGCCGGTGTCGCGCTATCGGTTGTTGGCGGCGGCCCTCGGCACGCTCGAACTGGCCGCCGATGGACGGCTGGCGTTCCTGCAGATCACCGAGCAGATGCTCGCCGACGTCAAGGCGTCGTGGGAAGACAGCGAGGGCGTCGTCAACTACGCGCGCGGCATCGCCGGCGTCGAGTGTGGTGTGCTGCTCACACCGGCCAAGGGCGGCGGAGTGCGCGTGTCGATGCGGTCCAAGGGCCGCGCGATCGATGCGGGCGCGGTATGCGCGCGACTCGGAGGGGGCGGCCACCGCGGCGCCGCCGGCTGCACGCTACCCGGCGATCTGCCGACCGCCCGCCGGGTGGTCGAAGACGCGCTCGTCGCCGCGCTCGAGGGTGCGGTACCATCGGCAGAGTGA
- the recJ gene encoding single-stranded-DNA-specific exonuclease RecJ: protein MCVVPLVTSWPGAAAAQAGAVPPRSDSASGAGPWVVACGRRGDGPRGTPVRAAGATSRRAGVREGSAGRVWRRPSRDFARTRTRGADVTAARYSVRTVWEPRPVDASAVAALAAALDVRPATARCLAARGFDVASARAFLDPRLSALRPPDGLADFDVAVDRLARAARATERVGVFGDYDVDGVTTCALLTGFLRQVGAAPVPRVARRDAGYGFGTADVAHFAEQQCSVVVVGDCGTSDVDAIAHARSLGIDVIVVDHHTVPPATGRHPALALINPLRADSTFPFRKMASVGLAFYLAGALRTALDRAGHFTGDRPRPDVRDLLDLVALGTICDVVPLVDENRILAAAGLRVASRRQRPGLAALLERAGAADAPVTERVVGWRLSPRLNAPGRLGDAAPALALLLSRDAREADRWADALEACNDERRSIQAEVLAEAEAQAEAACDGPAIVVAGEGWPSGVVGIVAAKLAERYRRPAFALAIDPDTGVARGSGRAAGEVHLYRVLEACEGLVDRFGGHAGAAGLTVHRDRIDALRAAIAEAVAAQRDGADAGDPGATSPGDSGDGDARSDAWIDAEVTLAELDEGLVAELDRLAPFGEGNPEPVLLARGLTVVDSRAVGEDGTHLKLRLAGAGGREFGAIAFGQAGDDPGEGAVVDVAFRPSINEWNGARAVELAVKRLRHSPG from the coding sequence GTGTGCGTAGTGCCGTTGGTGACATCTTGGCCGGGGGCCGCGGCGGCGCAGGCGGGGGCCGTGCCGCCGAGGAGCGATTCCGCATCGGGGGCCGGGCCGTGGGTCGTGGCGTGCGGTCGCCGGGGGGACGGCCCGCGGGGGACGCCGGTGCGCGCGGCCGGCGCGACGTCTCGCCGCGCCGGTGTCCGGGAGGGCAGCGCCGGGCGCGTCTGGCGTCGACCGTCCCGGGACTTCGCACGGACGCGCACACGCGGCGCCGATGTCACAGCCGCCCGCTACAGTGTCCGCACCGTGTGGGAGCCTCGCCCCGTCGATGCGTCCGCCGTCGCCGCTCTGGCGGCCGCGCTCGACGTTCGCCCGGCGACGGCTCGCTGCCTCGCCGCCCGCGGATTCGACGTCGCCTCCGCGCGCGCGTTTCTCGATCCGCGCCTGTCGGCGCTGCGCCCGCCCGACGGGCTGGCCGACTTCGACGTCGCGGTCGATCGGCTCGCGCGGGCTGCGCGCGCGACCGAGCGCGTCGGCGTGTTCGGCGACTACGACGTCGACGGCGTCACCACCTGTGCGCTGCTCACCGGGTTCCTGCGGCAAGTCGGCGCGGCGCCGGTGCCGCGGGTGGCGCGCCGCGACGCGGGCTACGGGTTCGGCACGGCGGACGTCGCTCACTTCGCCGAACAGCAGTGCAGCGTCGTCGTCGTCGGCGACTGCGGCACGTCGGACGTCGACGCGATCGCCCACGCCCGGTCCCTCGGCATCGACGTGATCGTCGTCGACCATCACACCGTGCCGCCGGCAACCGGGCGCCACCCGGCGCTCGCGCTCATCAACCCACTGCGCGCCGACTCGACGTTCCCGTTTCGCAAGATGGCGTCCGTCGGGCTCGCGTTCTATCTGGCCGGCGCGCTGCGCACCGCGCTGGACCGCGCCGGCCATTTCACCGGCGACCGGCCGCGCCCCGACGTGCGCGACCTGCTCGACCTCGTCGCGCTCGGCACGATCTGTGACGTGGTGCCGCTGGTCGACGAAAACCGCATCCTCGCGGCGGCCGGCCTGCGCGTCGCGTCGCGGCGGCAACGGCCCGGGCTGGCGGCGTTGCTCGAGCGCGCCGGTGCGGCCGACGCGCCGGTCACCGAGCGCGTCGTCGGCTGGCGGCTCAGCCCGCGGCTGAACGCGCCGGGTCGCCTCGGCGATGCCGCGCCGGCGCTGGCCCTGCTGTTGTCGCGCGATGCGCGCGAAGCCGACCGCTGGGCCGACGCGCTCGAGGCGTGCAACGACGAGCGGCGGTCGATCCAGGCGGAGGTGCTCGCCGAGGCCGAGGCGCAGGCCGAGGCCGCGTGCGACGGGCCCGCGATCGTCGTGGCTGGCGAGGGCTGGCCCAGCGGCGTCGTCGGGATCGTCGCGGCGAAGCTCGCCGAGCGCTATCGGCGGCCGGCGTTCGCGCTCGCGATCGACCCGGACACGGGCGTCGCCCGGGGGTCGGGCCGAGCGGCCGGCGAGGTCCACCTGTATCGGGTGCTGGAAGCGTGCGAGGGCTTGGTCGACCGGTTCGGCGGCCACGCGGGCGCGGCGGGGCTCACCGTCCACCGCGATCGCATCGACGCGCTGCGCGCGGCGATCGCCGAGGCGGTCGCCGCCCAGCGAGACGGCGCCGACGCCGGCGATCCCGGGGCGACGTCGCCCGGCGACTCCGGCGACGGGGACGCCCGGAGCGACGCCTGGATCGACGCCGAGGTGACCCTCGCGGAGCTCGACGAGGGGCTCGTGGCGGAGCTGGATCGACTCGCCCCGTTTGGCGAAGGCAACCCGGAACCGGTGCTCCTCGCGCGCGGGCTCACCGTGGTCGACAGCCGCGCGGTGGGCGAGGACGGCACGCACCTCAAGCTGCGGCTGGCGGGCGCCGGCGGCCGCGAGTTCGGCGCCATCGCCTTCGGGCAGGCGGGCGACGACCCGGGCGAGGGCGCCGTGGTGGATGTCGCGTTTCGCCCGTCGATCAACGAGTGGAACGGGGCGCGCGCGGTCGAACTCGCGGTCAAACGACTGCGGCACAGCCCCGGATAG
- a CDS encoding carbon-nitrogen hydrolase family protein, producing the protein MAEPTVTVAAVQLCATEDVDRNLAECRRWVAEAASRGARLVALPECYAFLGRDEAQKRAIAEVLDEASPGPILAATREWARDHRVWLIGGGMAERPAGDAAGDKVYNTLVVFAPDGRLAAAYRKIHLFDVDIPGGATLRESDSTLAGDEVVTVATPLGVLGLSICYDLRFPELYRRLVDQGAEILAIPSAFTAFTGAAHWHVLVRARAIENQAFVVAPAQVGRHNDRRESYGHSLIVDPWGGVLAECDGAHPGIAVAEIDLDVLRTRRAQMPCLEHRRF; encoded by the coding sequence ATGGCCGAGCCGACCGTGACCGTCGCCGCGGTGCAGCTGTGCGCGACCGAGGACGTGGACCGCAACCTCGCGGAATGCCGCCGGTGGGTGGCCGAGGCGGCCTCCCGCGGCGCCCGCCTGGTCGCCCTGCCCGAGTGTTATGCGTTCTTGGGCCGCGACGAAGCGCAAAAGCGCGCGATCGCGGAGGTGCTCGACGAGGCGTCCCCCGGGCCGATCCTGGCGGCGACGCGCGAGTGGGCGCGCGACCACCGCGTGTGGCTCATCGGCGGCGGGATGGCCGAGCGGCCGGCGGGCGACGCCGCCGGCGACAAGGTCTACAACACCCTGGTGGTGTTCGCGCCGGACGGCCGGCTCGCCGCCGCCTATCGGAAAATCCACCTGTTCGACGTCGACATCCCGGGCGGAGCCACCCTGCGCGAATCGGACTCGACGCTGGCGGGCGACGAGGTCGTGACCGTCGCGACGCCGCTTGGCGTGTTGGGACTGTCGATCTGCTACGACCTGCGCTTCCCCGAGCTGTACCGGCGGCTGGTCGATCAGGGGGCCGAGATCCTCGCCATCCCGTCGGCGTTCACCGCGTTCACGGGGGCGGCGCACTGGCACGTGTTGGTGCGCGCCCGCGCGATCGAGAATCAGGCGTTCGTCGTCGCGCCGGCCCAGGTCGGACGCCACAACGACCGCCGCGAGAGCTACGGCCACTCGCTGATCGTCGATCCGTGGGGGGGCGTGCTCGCCGAGTGCGACGGGGCACATCCCGGCATCGCGGTGGCGGAGATCGACCTCGACGTGCTGCGCACCCGGCGCGCGCAGATGCCGTGCCTCGAGCACCGGCGATTCTGA
- a CDS encoding ribosome maturation factor RimP, translating to MPTNSITAKLLALCEPVVEAAGYELVDVEYRRESHGWVVRVFIDHAGARQAAPIGFDDCERVSRELGPVLDVEDPVPHAYHLEVSSPGISRPLRTAEHFRRAVGSTAKLALDRGLDGRRNFKGEIVEVDGDTVAVRVDDGRVYRLPLADLRSARLVPDWDEVLKTGTRHVSKG from the coding sequence ATGCCCACGAACTCGATCACGGCCAAACTGCTCGCCCTGTGCGAACCCGTCGTCGAAGCGGCGGGCTACGAACTCGTCGACGTCGAGTATCGCCGCGAGTCGCACGGATGGGTCGTGCGCGTGTTCATCGACCACGCCGGCGCGCGCCAGGCCGCGCCGATCGGCTTCGACGACTGCGAGCGCGTGAGCCGCGAACTCGGCCCGGTGCTCGACGTCGAGGACCCGGTGCCCCACGCGTATCACCTCGAGGTGTCGTCGCCCGGAATCAGCCGCCCGTTGCGCACCGCCGAGCACTTTCGCCGGGCGGTCGGTTCGACGGCCAAGCTCGCGCTCGACCGGGGCCTCGACGGTCGTCGCAACTTCAAGGGCGAGATCGTCGAGGTCGACGGCGACACGGTGGCGGTGCGCGTCGACGACGGCCGCGTCTATCGATTGCCGCTGGCGGACCTGCGCTCCGCCCGCTTGGTCCCCGACTGGGACGAGGTGCTCAAGACCGGCACCCGACACGTGTCGAAAGGATGA
- a CDS encoding YlxR family protein, producing the protein MTGKHIPIRTCVGCRRRDAQERLVRIAVDQGRPVVDPMRKRPGRGAYVHADPVCATRAVRGRGLARGLRLGGAIPTDSQHLLLDQLMGEIAIESRRQ; encoded by the coding sequence ATGACCGGCAAGCACATACCGATCCGCACGTGCGTCGGCTGTCGCCGGCGCGATGCGCAGGAGCGCCTGGTCCGCATCGCGGTCGACCAGGGGCGCCCCGTGGTCGATCCGATGCGCAAGCGGCCGGGCCGGGGCGCGTACGTCCACGCGGATCCGGTGTGCGCGACTCGCGCGGTGCGCGGCCGCGGCCTCGCTCGGGGGCTTCGGTTGGGCGGCGCGATCCCGACGGACAGTCAGCACTTGCTCCTCGACCAGTTGATGGGCGAAATAGCGATCGAATCACGGCGGCAATGA
- the nusA gene encoding transcription termination/antitermination protein NusA has translation MQPNLNMVIDQVGKDKNIDRSVLVQALEQAILTAAKKTFGAHRELEAQFNEETGDVDLFLIMNVVDGDPEPGREINIKDALAHGLEAEVGDELLFQVFYKAEHADRAAEQDAKFGPLIDLQGAHKKFGRIAAQTAKQVIYQRVREAERDNVYKEFKDRKGELITGTVRRFERGNIIVDLGKAEAVLPVREQVQRESYRAGDPIKAYVLDIDRSARGPQIILSRTHKGLLEKLFEQEVPEIYEKIVRIESSAREPGARAKIAVSSRDRDVDPVGACVGMKGSRVQAVVQELRGEKIDIVPYDPDPARFVCNAIAPAEVTRVIIDAEGHRMELVVPDDKLSLAIGKKGQNVRLASQLTGWRIDIHSESKIRELETRAKRQIASIEGMDDELAQAVFKLGWRSVHDIAHAVTSELAAVPGIDTEERAQAIIDGARAFIDAEKKRQAAARKEAERRAKLSDKDKLLELPGMTEEMADRLLAAGLTVERLARATDFDVVAEAAGTDRNEARRLRHRAGVWTGAIPADAPEPEDEPAPPPAAGAEPEAEQGAEA, from the coding sequence ATGCAACCCAACCTCAACATGGTCATCGACCAGGTCGGCAAGGACAAGAACATCGACCGCTCGGTTCTCGTCCAGGCGCTCGAGCAGGCGATCCTCACCGCCGCAAAGAAGACGTTCGGCGCACACCGCGAATTGGAAGCGCAATTCAATGAGGAGACGGGCGACGTCGATCTGTTCCTCATCATGAACGTCGTAGACGGCGATCCCGAGCCGGGCCGCGAGATCAATATCAAGGATGCGCTGGCGCACGGGCTCGAGGCAGAGGTCGGCGACGAACTGCTGTTCCAGGTGTTCTACAAGGCCGAGCACGCCGACCGCGCCGCCGAACAAGACGCGAAGTTCGGCCCGCTGATCGACCTGCAGGGCGCCCACAAGAAGTTCGGCCGCATCGCCGCGCAAACCGCCAAGCAGGTCATCTACCAGCGGGTGCGCGAGGCCGAGCGCGACAACGTCTACAAGGAGTTCAAGGACCGCAAGGGCGAGCTCATCACCGGGACCGTGCGGCGGTTCGAGCGCGGCAACATCATCGTCGACCTCGGCAAGGCGGAGGCGGTGTTGCCGGTCCGGGAGCAAGTCCAGCGCGAGTCGTACCGCGCCGGCGATCCGATCAAGGCGTACGTGCTGGACATCGACCGGTCGGCGCGCGGCCCGCAGATCATCCTGTCGCGCACGCACAAGGGGCTGCTCGAAAAGCTGTTCGAGCAGGAGGTCCCCGAGATCTACGAAAAAATCGTCCGCATCGAGTCGTCCGCGCGCGAGCCCGGGGCGCGCGCCAAGATCGCGGTGTCGTCGCGCGACCGCGACGTGGACCCGGTCGGCGCGTGCGTCGGCATGAAGGGGTCGCGCGTGCAGGCGGTCGTTCAGGAGCTGCGCGGCGAAAAGATCGACATCGTGCCGTACGATCCGGATCCGGCGCGGTTCGTGTGCAACGCGATCGCACCGGCCGAGGTGACGCGCGTCATCATCGACGCGGAGGGCCACCGGATGGAGCTGGTCGTGCCCGATGACAAGCTGTCGCTCGCGATCGGCAAAAAGGGGCAAAACGTGCGGCTGGCATCGCAGCTCACCGGCTGGCGGATCGACATTCACTCCGAGAGCAAGATCCGCGAACTGGAGACGCGCGCCAAGCGCCAGATCGCGTCGATTGAAGGGATGGACGACGAGCTGGCGCAGGCCGTGTTCAAGCTCGGCTGGCGGTCGGTGCACGACATCGCGCATGCCGTGACGTCGGAACTCGCGGCCGTTCCCGGCATCGACACCGAGGAACGCGCGCAGGCGATCATCGACGGCGCGCGCGCGTTCATCGACGCCGAGAAGAAGCGGCAGGCAGCGGCGCGCAAGGAGGCGGAACGGCGCGCCAAACTGTCCGACAAGGACAAGCTGCTCGAGCTGCCGGGGATGACCGAGGAGATGGCCGATCGCCTCCTCGCGGCCGGCCTCACCGTCGAGCGGCTCGCGCGCGCCACCGATTTCGACGTCGTGGCCGAGGCGGCCGGCACCGACCGCAACGAGGCGCGGCGTCTGCGTCATCGCGCGGGCGTGTGGACCGGAGCGATCCCGGCCGACGCGCCGGAGCCGGAGGACGAGCCGGCGCCGCCGCCGGCCGCCGGCGCGGAACCGGAGGCAGAACAAGGCGCGGAGGCGTAA
- a CDS encoding translation initiation factor IF-2, which translates to MSTGARMRVYEIAREVGIPNKDLIMKIRAMGLEVNNHMSSLDADDVDRVKRSIENERLANTVTQRLSSTVLRRRSKRAKVADAAKVEAPKTEAPVAEPSAAEPSAAEPSAAEVPAATEAPKPAVRRRVAAKPVAEPETEATPPAVEPAAPADASAPAAPAAPAQEPPAEPAPEAAPEPAPAPPVAAEAPAKPVEPAADEPAAEAAVAPAAPAAGDDPRSRFERELELARQRAAAREAERQRKKQEELALSRPRPDGRPEVGSVISLPMTRIKITERAPTPQEARRRFQPQERRGGRRAESRHKRKAPPGKKGKATQITTPAEHKRVIKIEDSIAVQDLAKQMGIKATELLRKLWSSGMVGVNINATIDFETANIIASEFGYEVQNVAFQEEAVLTSAPDPEEALRPRPAVVTVMGHVDHGKTTLLDAIRNSRVAAGEAGGITQHIAAYRVPVPDMGELVFLDTPGHAAFTQMRARGAQVTDIVVLVCAADDGVMPQTIEALSHAKDAGVPIIVAVNKIDAPNAQPERVRQQLAEHELIPEEWGGDTQYVEISALKKLNIDKLLEAIALQAELLELKANPDKPASGVVIEARLDRARGPVATALVQQGTLHVGDIVVAGEIMGKVRAMLDDKGDNVKEAGPSMPVEILGLDGVPDAGDTFHVTDEKTAKRVVEHRRDQKRKKELAASSKLSLENIMEKIQTGDQKELKVVLKADVQGSAEALKDALQKLSTEKVSVNVISAGVGGITETDVNLAKAGGAIIVGFHVRPAGKAAKHAEQEGVEIKLYNVIYEALDEVKAAMAGLLAPIKKEKEVGKLEVRQTFNISKVGTVAGCYVTEGKIQRKSLLRVIRDSVQVYEGRVGQLKRFKDDVNEVDQGYECGLMIDGFNDIQVGDIVEAYEIVEEAATLE; encoded by the coding sequence ATGAGTACCGGAGCACGAATGCGCGTTTACGAAATCGCTCGGGAAGTCGGAATCCCGAACAAGGATCTGATCATGAAGATCCGGGCCATGGGCCTCGAGGTGAACAACCACATGAGTTCCCTCGACGCCGATGACGTGGACCGCGTCAAGCGCTCGATCGAAAACGAGCGGCTTGCCAACACGGTGACGCAGCGGCTGTCGTCGACGGTGCTTCGCCGCCGCAGCAAGCGAGCGAAGGTCGCGGACGCAGCCAAGGTCGAAGCGCCCAAGACGGAGGCGCCGGTCGCGGAGCCGTCCGCCGCAGAACCGTCCGCCGCGGAGCCGTCCGCCGCCGAGGTGCCGGCGGCCACCGAGGCGCCGAAGCCGGCGGTGCGCCGCCGCGTCGCCGCCAAGCCGGTGGCGGAGCCCGAGACCGAGGCGACGCCTCCGGCCGTCGAGCCGGCCGCGCCCGCCGACGCATCCGCTCCCGCGGCTCCCGCGGCGCCCGCACAGGAGCCGCCGGCGGAGCCTGCGCCCGAGGCCGCGCCGGAGCCGGCGCCCGCGCCACCGGTCGCCGCGGAGGCGCCCGCCAAGCCGGTGGAGCCGGCGGCCGACGAGCCCGCGGCGGAGGCGGCGGTCGCGCCGGCGGCGCCCGCGGCGGGCGACGACCCGCGCAGCCGGTTCGAGCGCGAGCTGGAGCTGGCGCGCCAGCGCGCGGCTGCGCGCGAGGCCGAGCGCCAGCGCAAGAAGCAGGAGGAACTCGCGCTGTCGCGGCCGCGGCCGGACGGTCGCCCCGAGGTCGGCTCGGTGATCTCCCTGCCGATGACTCGCATCAAGATCACCGAGCGGGCGCCGACCCCGCAGGAGGCGCGGCGCCGGTTCCAACCGCAGGAGCGGCGCGGCGGCCGGCGAGCCGAGTCGCGCCACAAGCGGAAGGCGCCTCCGGGCAAGAAGGGCAAGGCGACGCAGATCACGACGCCGGCCGAGCACAAGCGCGTCATCAAGATCGAAGACAGCATCGCAGTGCAGGACCTCGCCAAGCAGATGGGCATCAAGGCCACCGAGCTGCTGCGCAAGCTGTGGTCCAGCGGCATGGTCGGCGTGAACATCAACGCGACCATCGACTTCGAGACCGCCAACATCATCGCGTCCGAGTTCGGCTACGAGGTGCAGAATGTCGCCTTCCAGGAGGAGGCAGTGCTCACCAGCGCGCCGGATCCGGAGGAGGCGTTGCGCCCGCGCCCGGCGGTTGTGACCGTCATGGGCCACGTCGACCACGGCAAGACGACGTTGCTCGATGCGATCCGAAATTCGCGCGTCGCCGCGGGCGAGGCCGGCGGCATCACGCAGCACATCGCGGCGTATCGCGTGCCCGTCCCCGACATGGGCGAGCTGGTGTTCCTCGACACGCCCGGCCACGCCGCGTTCACCCAGATGCGCGCGCGCGGCGCGCAGGTCACCGATATCGTCGTGCTCGTGTGTGCGGCCGACGACGGCGTGATGCCGCAGACGATCGAAGCGCTCAGCCACGCCAAGGATGCCGGCGTTCCGATCATCGTGGCGGTCAACAAGATCGACGCGCCGAACGCCCAGCCCGAGCGCGTGCGCCAGCAGCTTGCGGAGCACGAACTCATCCCGGAGGAGTGGGGCGGGGACACGCAGTACGTGGAGATCTCGGCGCTCAAGAAGCTGAACATCGACAAGCTGCTCGAGGCGATCGCGCTGCAAGCGGAGCTGCTCGAACTCAAGGCGAACCCGGACAAGCCGGCCAGCGGCGTCGTGATCGAGGCGCGGCTGGATCGCGCGCGCGGCCCGGTCGCCACGGCGCTCGTCCAGCAGGGCACGTTGCACGTCGGCGACATCGTCGTCGCGGGCGAGATCATGGGCAAGGTGCGCGCCATGCTCGACGACAAGGGCGATAACGTGAAGGAAGCCGGGCCGTCGATGCCGGTCGAGATCCTCGGTCTCGACGGCGTGCCGGATGCCGGCGACACGTTCCACGTCACGGACGAAAAGACCGCCAAGCGGGTCGTCGAGCACCGCCGCGACCAGAAGCGCAAGAAGGAACTGGCCGCGTCGAGCAAGCTGTCGCTCGAAAACATCATGGAGAAGATCCAGACGGGCGACCAGAAAGAGCTCAAGGTCGTGCTCAAGGCGGACGTGCAGGGGTCGGCCGAGGCGCTCAAGGACGCGCTGCAGAAGCTGTCGACCGAGAAGGTGAGCGTCAACGTGATCTCGGCCGGCGTGGGCGGGATCACGGAAACCGACGTCAACCTGGCCAAGGCGGGCGGCGCGATCATCGTCGGCTTCCACGTGCGGCCGGCGGGCAAGGCGGCCAAACACGCCGAGCAGGAGGGCGTCGAGATCAAGCTGTACAACGTGATCTACGAGGCGCTCGACGAGGTGAAGGCGGCGATGGCGGGCCTGCTGGCGCCGATCAAGAAGGAAAAGGAGGTCGGAAAGCTCGAAGTGCGTCAGACCTTCAACATCTCGAAGGTCGGTACCGTCGCCGGCTGCTACGTCACCGAGGGCAAGATCCAGCGCAAGTCGCTGTTGCGCGTCATCCGCGACTCGGTCCAGGTCTACGAGGGCCGCGTCGGGCAACTCAAGCGCTTCAAGGACGACGTCAACGAGGTCGACCAGGGCTACGAGTGCGGCCTGATGATCGACGGCTTCAACGACATCCAGGTCGGAGACATCGTCGAGGCCTACGAGATCGTCGAGGAGGCCGCGACGCTGGAGTAG
- a CDS encoding DUF503 domain-containing protein → MYVGVCRLLLATPAHTLKDKRSILRRIKDRTAAKWKVHVAEVDLHDAYNRAVLGFAVVAADAPHCDRVLDGVARFIAAQGLADVVDEDRRVMQFDDIDFAAEQWMEGKFE, encoded by the coding sequence GTGTACGTCGGCGTGTGCAGATTGCTGCTGGCCACACCGGCGCACACCCTCAAGGACAAGCGGTCGATCCTGCGGCGCATCAAGGATCGAACCGCAGCAAAATGGAAGGTACATGTGGCCGAGGTGGACTTGCACGACGCATACAACCGGGCCGTGCTCGGGTTTGCCGTCGTTGCCGCTGACGCGCCGCACTGTGACCGCGTCCTCGACGGGGTGGCTCGCTTCATCGCCGCGCAGGGACTCGCCGACGTCGTCGACGAGGATCGCCGCGTGATGCAGTTCGACGACATCGATTTCGCCGCGGAGCAGTGGATGGAGGGGAAGTTCGAGTGA